A portion of the Candidatus Binataceae bacterium genome contains these proteins:
- a CDS encoding TetR/AcrR family transcriptional regulator: MAARRPAKRRRRAPALDKSERRALLLRSAIRVFARRGIGGARHAEIAREAKVSVPAVFFYFPTRKALVGAVLEEVARFFTAMVEQIHDQHRPAPEIILENSRAFAATVETHPDYTRVMLEWSTALRDETWPLYVQFQEKIVAMIARTIRRWRMETNSDRDPDAEDDARMITATGYVIVQMKMANLPASRIEKFLQTLVRDTLGEAKASASNEAHLTEFNVAVG, from the coding sequence ATGGCTGCTCGTCGACCTGCCAAGCGCCGCCGGCGCGCTCCCGCTCTCGACAAGTCTGAGCGGCGCGCGCTTTTGCTGCGTAGCGCAATTCGGGTGTTCGCCCGCCGTGGAATCGGCGGCGCACGTCATGCCGAGATCGCGCGCGAGGCGAAAGTCTCCGTGCCTGCGGTGTTCTTTTATTTCCCAACGCGTAAGGCCCTCGTCGGCGCTGTGCTCGAGGAAGTCGCGCGCTTCTTCACCGCGATGGTCGAGCAGATTCACGATCAGCATCGCCCCGCGCCGGAAATCATCCTGGAGAATTCGCGCGCCTTTGCGGCCACCGTCGAGACACATCCCGACTACACCCGCGTGATGCTCGAATGGAGCACGGCGCTGCGCGATGAGACTTGGCCGCTATACGTGCAGTTCCAGGAAAAGATCGTTGCCATGATCGCGCGCACGATCCGGCGCTGGCGGATGGAAACCAATAGCGATCGCGATCCCGATGCCGAAGACGACGCGCGCATGATCACCGCGACCGGCTACGTGATCGTCCAGATGAAAATGGCCAACCTGCCCGCCTCGCGCATCGAGAAGTTTCTCCAGACTCTCGTGCGCGACACGCTCGGCGAAGCCAAAGCCAGCGCCAGCAACGAAGCTCACTTGACTGAGTTCAATGTGGCCGTCGGATAG
- a CDS encoding cytochrome P450, which produces MVNDFDLTNLDFFVSGDPHALWKELRVTDPVHWTERRNRRGFWSITKHGDAQRVYRDPLTFSSEGGIVLSFVETPDPNQPRMEFGFGQMMITTDPPRHGRMRQMLNRRFTPKALAPHEPHVRAITTEIIDAVAERGNCDLVVDVAARLPTAVICEMLAVPREDWGLMFELGNMTLGSDDPEYQVDGSAQKTGAQAQRDTFNYFMKLVGERRKNPGDDLVSALVHGEIEGDRLTDVEVLFNCFLLILGGQETTRNALTGGMEALMQRPDDRERLARDASLLPRAIEEILRWTSPITHIMRTATRDVEIRDKTIRKGDRVVLWNPSGNRDEEVFEDPYRFDMTRQPNDHLAFGYGEHFCIGANLARLEMRVMLSELLRRMPDMAPAGPVEKLRSNQLAGIKHLPVTFTPAKAAA; this is translated from the coding sequence ATGGTGAACGACTTCGATCTTACCAATCTCGACTTCTTCGTTTCCGGAGACCCGCACGCACTCTGGAAGGAACTTCGTGTCACCGATCCGGTGCATTGGACCGAGCGCCGCAACCGTAGAGGCTTCTGGTCGATAACCAAACATGGCGACGCGCAGCGCGTTTATCGCGATCCCCTCACGTTCAGCTCGGAGGGCGGAATCGTCCTCAGCTTCGTCGAGACGCCCGATCCCAATCAGCCGCGGATGGAATTTGGTTTCGGGCAGATGATGATCACGACCGATCCGCCGCGCCACGGCCGGATGCGTCAGATGCTGAATCGGCGCTTCACGCCGAAAGCGCTGGCGCCGCACGAGCCTCACGTCCGCGCGATTACGACTGAGATCATCGATGCGGTCGCCGAGCGCGGAAATTGCGACCTGGTCGTCGATGTGGCTGCGCGGCTGCCGACCGCGGTCATCTGCGAGATGCTAGCGGTGCCGCGCGAGGACTGGGGTCTAATGTTCGAGCTCGGCAACATGACTCTCGGCAGCGACGATCCCGAGTACCAGGTCGATGGATCGGCGCAGAAAACGGGAGCCCAGGCGCAACGCGATACCTTCAACTACTTCATGAAACTCGTCGGTGAGCGCCGCAAGAATCCCGGCGACGATCTCGTGAGCGCGCTGGTCCATGGCGAGATCGAAGGCGATCGCCTTACCGACGTTGAGGTGCTCTTCAACTGTTTTCTGCTGATTCTCGGTGGGCAGGAGACAACCAGAAATGCGCTCACCGGCGGGATGGAGGCGTTGATGCAACGCCCCGACGATCGCGAGCGGCTGGCGCGCGACGCCTCGCTGCTGCCCAGGGCGATCGAGGAAATCCTCCGCTGGACTTCGCCGATCACACACATCATGCGCACCGCGACCCGCGACGTCGAGATCCGGGATAAAACGATTCGCAAAGGCGATCGGGTCGTGCTGTGGAATCCCTCGGGCAATCGCGATGAAGAAGTTTTTGAGGATCCTTACCGGTTCGACATGACGCGCCAGCCCAACGATCACCTCGCGTTCGGTTACGGCGAACATTTTTGCATCGGCGCGAATCTCGCGCGGCTCGAGATGCGTGTGATGCTCAGTGAATTGCTGCGGCGCATGCCCGACATGGCGCCCGCCGGACCCGTGGAGAAGCTGCGCTCGAACCAGCTCGCCGGGATAAAGCATCTGCCGGTTACGTTCACACCCGCGAAAGCCGCGGCCTGA